In Desulfosoma caldarium, the following are encoded in one genomic region:
- a CDS encoding flagellar protein FlaG, with protein sequence MDVKVNQLTAVSADMWVREDPQWKPQTIIAPVEASKETSQSAMRRPDEEASNSGMNLVNLKDVQNVVEDVQQYLLQHSIRLSFEIRDKTGDLVVRVLDKDTGEIIRQIPPEEMLRLREKLEELTGVLLNGKV encoded by the coding sequence ATGGACGTCAAAGTGAATCAATTGACGGCGGTGTCGGCGGACATGTGGGTTCGAGAGGACCCGCAGTGGAAGCCGCAGACGATTATTGCCCCGGTGGAAGCTTCCAAAGAAACGTCTCAGTCCGCCATGCGGCGCCCGGACGAGGAGGCTTCCAATTCCGGCATGAATCTTGTTAACTTAAAAGATGTTCAGAATGTGGTCGAGGATGTGCAGCAGTATTTGCTCCAGCACAGCATTCGGTTAAGTTTTGAAATCCGTGATAAGACGGGGGACTTGGTGGTGCGCGTTCTGGACAAGGACACCGGGGAGATCATTCGGCAGATCCCCCCCGAGGAGATGCTCAGGTTGAGGGAAAAGCTGGAGGAGTTGACAGGGGTCTTGCTAAACGGCAAGGTGTGA
- a CDS encoding response regulator produces MEKRPVKILIVDDDEVYRDVLRDAIAEEDTELSLAASGEEAVALLERSRFDILITDLNMPGIDGLTLLKRARQLYPDILALIITGYGSLESAVEAIRSGAYDYIQKPFRIDEVAVSTRNAIDRVRMLRERLALLQELEKAYLRLQALENEARKAGRNEENGDDAAEGAASSGFTGRSSMLLVSGQPLPLNALEGPKDPMAQVLTDLERLKELRRERIVDDAEFERLKRHILRQVDEIR; encoded by the coding sequence GTGGAAAAACGGCCAGTCAAAATTTTGATTGTCGATGACGATGAAGTGTACCGTGACGTACTCAGAGACGCCATTGCTGAAGAGGACACGGAACTTTCTTTGGCGGCCAGTGGCGAAGAGGCGGTAGCGCTGCTGGAACGCTCCCGCTTCGACATTCTCATCACGGACCTCAACATGCCTGGCATCGACGGATTGACGCTCCTCAAACGAGCTCGCCAGCTTTATCCCGACATTCTGGCCCTGATCATTACCGGGTATGGCAGCTTGGAATCGGCCGTAGAAGCCATTCGCAGCGGAGCTTATGACTACATTCAAAAACCCTTTCGCATTGACGAAGTGGCGGTTTCCACGCGAAACGCCATCGATAGGGTGAGAATGCTTCGGGAGCGCCTGGCACTTTTGCAGGAATTGGAAAAGGCCTACCTGCGTCTGCAGGCCTTGGAAAATGAGGCGCGAAAGGCAGGGCGGAACGAGGAAAACGGCGACGATGCGGCCGAGGGCGCGGCATCCAGCGGCTTCACGGGGCGATCTTCCATGCTCCTGGTTTCCGGACAACCTCTGCCCCTCAATGCCCTCGAAGGACCAAAGGATCCCATGGCCCAAGTCCTTACGGACCTGGAGCGCCTCAAGGAATTGCGCCGAGAACGCATTGTGGATGACGCCGAGTTCGAGCGACTCAAGAGGCATATTCTTCGCCAAGTGGATGAAATTCGATGA
- a CDS encoding HD domain-containing phosphohydrolase, with translation MNILIVEDDQLLGEILRDYLLQLGHEKVLVCSRASEALRAFEHQKFDCAFIDLKLPDMDGVNVLGRLKERDRTLPVIMMSGYPTMDATIGAMRLGASDFLTKPFTLQDLALAMERVVKERALLLENVSLKLECQAQEQLKVVNKELQKKIRFNDKLFHISRAIDETRSSDDLYTAIADLAASVVPGKRVGFFIYLPDHQRIVLMAHKGLSNGHLPKILPVSDMTLRHLLAQEKRPVRAALRSIVSAFSALSQNGSSNGSKHETNRVGALSKPFSESSVSFSMAGILNASCSLWPLWIRGELFGFLVLLHEGPEKSTGRDEEALLDFLVKKAALAVENMALYESLISNFYGILRSLVNALEAKDPYTGKHSERVTQIAVELAREMCVGETYIEILNTVGYLHDIGKIGMPDEILNKPGALTREEYEVVKRHPVIGESIIKDLGLGAEERAIIRHHHERWDGLGYPDGLAGENIPLLARIVAVADAFDAMTSKRAYRDSLPVEKAVAELVNNRNKQFDPNVVDAFLSSFAKKVSRGRHEQQRVLAGTHS, from the coding sequence ATGAATATTCTGATCGTGGAAGACGACCAGCTTTTGGGCGAAATCCTGCGGGATTATTTGCTGCAGTTGGGCCACGAGAAGGTGCTGGTGTGTTCTCGAGCCTCGGAGGCTCTGCGGGCTTTTGAGCACCAAAAGTTCGACTGTGCTTTTATCGATCTCAAACTCCCCGACATGGACGGCGTCAATGTTCTTGGGCGCTTAAAGGAAAGGGATCGAACGCTTCCCGTGATTATGATGAGTGGTTATCCGACCATGGACGCCACCATTGGGGCCATGCGGCTTGGCGCATCGGACTTTCTGACCAAACCGTTTACGCTTCAGGATTTGGCCCTGGCCATGGAACGCGTCGTCAAGGAAAGAGCCCTTCTGCTTGAAAATGTGAGCTTGAAACTAGAGTGCCAGGCCCAGGAACAGCTGAAGGTGGTCAACAAGGAACTGCAAAAGAAAATACGATTCAATGACAAGCTGTTTCACATTTCTCGAGCGATCGATGAGACGCGGTCCAGTGACGACCTGTACACGGCCATCGCCGATCTGGCAGCTTCGGTGGTACCTGGAAAAAGAGTGGGTTTTTTTATCTACCTGCCCGATCACCAACGCATTGTCCTCATGGCCCACAAAGGCCTTTCCAACGGGCATCTGCCAAAGATTCTTCCCGTCTCCGACATGACGCTGCGTCACCTCTTGGCGCAGGAAAAGCGCCCCGTTCGTGCTGCGCTCAGGTCCATCGTCAGCGCTTTTTCGGCACTTTCGCAGAACGGAAGTTCCAACGGTTCAAAGCACGAGACGAACCGTGTTGGGGCCTTGTCGAAGCCTTTTTCCGAATCGTCCGTGTCCTTTTCCATGGCCGGTATTCTCAACGCATCCTGCAGCCTCTGGCCTCTTTGGATTCGAGGGGAACTGTTTGGATTCTTGGTCCTCTTACATGAAGGCCCGGAAAAGTCTACGGGCCGTGACGAGGAAGCCTTGTTGGATTTCCTTGTCAAAAAGGCAGCTCTTGCCGTGGAAAATATGGCTCTCTATGAGAGCCTCATCAGCAACTTTTACGGCATTCTACGATCTTTGGTGAACGCTTTGGAAGCCAAGGATCCTTACACGGGCAAGCATTCGGAGCGGGTCACGCAGATCGCGGTGGAACTGGCTCGAGAAATGTGCGTTGGCGAAACGTACATTGAAATACTTAATACTGTCGGATACTTGCATGATATCGGCAAGATCGGCATGCCGGATGAGATCTTGAACAAACCGGGGGCTCTGACGCGGGAGGAGTACGAGGTGGTCAAGAGGCATCCGGTGATAGGAGAAAGTATCATCAAGGATCTTGGGCTGGGCGCCGAAGAAAGGGCGATCATTCGCCACCATCATGAGCGATGGGACGGGTTGGGGTACCCGGACGGGCTGGCGGGCGAAAATATCCCTTTGCTGGCACGGATTGTGGCGGTGGCGGATGCCTTTGACGCCATGACGTCCAAGCGAGCTTACCGAGATTCGTTGCCCGTAGAAAAAGCCGTGGCCGAATTGGTCAACAATCGCAACAAACAGTTTGATCCCAACGTGGTGGATGCCTTTCTTTCCAGCTTTGCCAAAAAGGTTTCGCGGGGACGCCATGAACAACAGAGAGTACTTGCGGGTACGCATTCCTGA